The genome window GGCGAGCGTGGTCAGCTTCGGCTCCCAGACCGCGGCCAGCTCGGGGCTGGCCCGCAGGGCGGGCACGGCCGCGAAGGTCATGCTGACCGGGCAGCCGTGGCCGGCCTCGACCTGGCTCCAGAGGTGGAACCCGGCCGCCCTGGCCACCTGCGCGCCCGGCCGCGGGTCGCGCCAGGGGCTGGCGTGCAGGCCGTGGGAGACCGCCGTGCCCAGCAGCCGGTGCCAGGCCGGGTGGAACCCGACCTCGTCGACGCGGCGGCCGTAGCGGTCGTGGGTGCGCAGCACCGGCGGGCTGGCGTCGGCCGCCGCGGCCCAGGCGATCGCCTCCGGGGTGCCGGCCAGGACGCCGAGGGCCCGGACCCGCTCGGTGGCCCAGCCGGCCCCCTCCCGGTGCAGCGCCTCCGCCAGCACCGGGTCGGCGTCGTAGAGGTCGTAGCCGGCCAGCGGCGGCGGCTGGTTCAGCACCTCGTGGGTGGGCGGCACAGCCCCAGGCTACAGCTCGTCCAGGGTGGCGAACAGCCTGGCGAAGCGGTGCAGGGGCTCGCGGCCGATGGCCGGCAGCAGCCGCTGCTGCTGGTGCAGGAGGTGGCGGGCCGGGCGGTAGCGGTCAAGGGCCATGCCGGTGGCCCGCTCGACCCGCCGCACGATCGAGCCCTCGCCGGCCAGCTCGGCCGGGTCGAGCCCCTCGGTCCCGGTCGCGGCCAGCAGGTGCAGGTAGAAGGCCTCGTCGAACAGGTCCTCGAGCCCGGCCTCGCTCTGGCCGGTCAGCTCGGTCAGGGCCAGCAGCCGCTCTGGCAGCACCACCCCCTGCTCGGCCAGGGCCCGGACGCCGGGGTGGCCGGCGCCGACCTCCAGCAGCACGGCCGCCTCCAGCGGCGCGCCCAGCAGGGCGGCCAGCAGGGGCAGGCCGGCGAGCCCGCCGGTGGGCAGCACCCGCCAGGCCGGGTCGAGGCCCCGGCGCCCCCCTTCGCGCAGGTAGCCGCTCATCACCTCGAGGTAGACGAGGTCGGGGACGCCGCCGACGAGCAGGGTGCGGGGGCCGGCCCCGAGACCCTCGAGCACGGCGGTGGCCAGCGCCCCGGAGAGGGGCAGGACGGTGTCGCGGCTGGTCGCCCCCGCCCCCGTGCCCTCGCGGATCCGGGTCCCCTCCCCCTCCACGTCCTCGACGGTGCGGACCCGGTGGGGCCGGGTCGCGTCGACCATGAACGGCGAGTGGGTGGTGTAGACGACCTGGTGGTCGCCGGCGAGCTGCTCTTCCAGGTAGCGGAGCAGGTCGGCCTGGCCGGCGGCGTGGAGCCCGAGGCCGGGCTCGTCCAGCAGCAGGACCAGCCCTTCGGCGTCGCGCAGCTCCGAGAAGGCGGCCACGAACGAGAAGAACCAGACGAACCCGCCCGAGCGCTCGCCGAAGTTGGTCGTCACCCGGTGACGCTGGTTGCGGATGCGGACGTCGAGGAAGGGCGGGCCGCCCTGGCCGTTCTGGCCGGCCTCGCGGAAGTCCAGGTCGAGCTCGACGGTCAGCTCCGGGTTCTGGCTCCAGTAGCGGAAGACCTCCTCGCTCACCGTGGTGGCGGCGCTCTCCAGGGCGGCCTTGCGGACCTCGTACTCGGACTCGGCGAACTCGTCGGCGGCCACCCCGGCCAGCCGCAGCAGGGCCAGGGCGGTCCGCTCCCCCGGCTGGAGGGCGTCCTCGGCGGTCGCCTGGAGCCGCGGGATCGAGACCCGGCCCGGGAGCACGCTGTAGCCGTCGAAGTACAGCAGGCGGGGCAGCCGCGAGGTGAGCTCGGCGGCCAGCTCGCCGGCGGCCTCGTCGTCGCCGACCAGCAGCCGGCGCTGCCCCGAGTAGGCCCGCTCGACGGTCAGCTCCTTGGCGCCGAGCGCGTCGGGCCCGATCCGCCGGGCCACCGCCTCCAGGTCGGCCTCGTCGAGCTCGAAGGCAGCCGAGATCGGAGCCGTGCCGGCGATCTGGGCCCGGTCGCGCCCGCGCAGGCGGCGCGGGTAGTCGCGCAGCTCGTCGAACCCGCGGCCCGGCCCGCCGAACGGGTTGGCCTGGTGGAGGGCCTCCAGGAAGGCGGTCTTGCCGCTCTCGTTCTTGCCGACCAGGCAGGTCACGTCCGGCTCGAAACGGACAGTCCCCGAATGTTCGATGCTCCGGAATCTCCGAACCACCGCCGTTTTCAGGATCACGTTCCGCTCCACCTCGACACGGCGGAAATGTAGTTGAGATTTCCCGGTACGTGCCAATCGCCGGTTGGACACCGGTTCGCCCACCCCGCCCGGGTACATTTGCGTAGGGAAGCTGCAAAAGACTGCGCGTGATCGGGGACGTACCGCATCGTAGGCTCCGCCGGGCTTGGCGTCGCCATGGCAAGGAGAGTTCGAGGTGGCGTTGCGGTTGCTCACCCGGGTTCGCGGCACCCTCCCCCAAGGCCGCTCCCTTCCCGACGACGTCTGGCAGGGCCGCCACCGCGCGATCCTGTTCATCCTCTGGCTGCACGTGCCCGCCCTGGTCGCGGTGGCGTTCATCGCCCACGACGGCCCGGACGCCGCCTCCGGGATCGTGGTCGTCGCCGCCTCGGCGGCCCTGGCCACCGCCCCCTGGGGCGGGCGCCGCTGGCGCTCGGCCCTGGCCACCGTCGGGCTGCTGTCGGCGTCCTGCGTGCTCGTCGGCATGGGCGGGGGCACGGTCGAGCTCGCCTTCCATTTCTTCGTCACGATCGCCCTGGTCATGCTCTACCAGGACGGCTTCCCCTTCCTGATCGCGGTCGGCTTCGTGGCCGTCTACGCGGTGGTGTCGGCGGTGCTGGAGTCCCTCGGCATCTGGCCGGCGGCCGACACCTGGTCCAGCCCGTGGCTGCGGGCGGCCGTCGGCGAGCTGCTGATCCTGGCCACGGCCACCGCCAACCTGGCCAACTGGCGCCTCAACGAGGACAGCCGGGCCGAGGCCGAGCGCTCCTTCCAGCAGCTCTACGACGGCCAGCGGGCCGTGGTCCGCGAGCTGCAGCAGTCCCAGCGCCTCAAGGACGAGCTCTACAACGTCGTCTCCCACGAGCTGCGCACCCCGCTCACCGGCATCCTCGGGTTCGGCGAGCTGCTGCTCACGCGCGACCACCGGCTGAGCGCGGAGCAGCGCAAGGAGCACCTGGGCCGGATCCTGCGCGAGGCCCGCCGGCTCCAGCGGGTGGTCGACAACCTGGTCTACTCCTCCAAGGTCATCCAGCAGGACGGCAGCGCCGCCGCCGACCTGCGCGGGGTCGTGGGCGCGGTGGTCGAGGACCTCGAGGACGTGCCCGGCCGGGAGCGGCTCGACCTCCAGGTCGACCTCCTGGCCGCCCGGGAGGTGGCCATGCCGGCCGAGGCCCTGCGCCTGGTCATGGTCAACCTGCTCGGCAACGCCCTCAAGTACGCCACCCCGCTGACCACGGTCCGGGTGGCGGCGCGGCCGGTCGGCCCGGCCATGCTGGCCGTGTCCGTCACCAACACCGGCCCGCCGATCACCGCCGCCGACCGCGAGCGCGTCTTCGAGCCGTTCGTCCAGCTCGACTCCTCGCTGACCCGCAGCGCCTCCGGGGTCGGCCTGGGGCTGCACATCGTCCGGCGCCTGGTCGAGTCCTACGGAGGCACCGTCGAGGTGGAGTCCGCCGACGGCCTGGTCACCTTCACGATCGTGATCCCGGCCGTCCTGTCCGTCCCGGCCGACGACGCGCCCGGCCCGGAGCCGGCGGCCGTCGGGGCCCGCCATCAGCCGAACGGCTGACCGGCCGATCCACCGTCCGGCGCTCCCCCGCCGCCGCGGCCTCTCGTACCATCGGTCCGGAGAGGTGGCCACGAGAGGAGCGGCCGGCTGGACTGCGAGCGCGAGCGCGGGGTCGACGCCTGGGACCAGTACGGGTGGGTCTGGGACGCCGCCCTCTACGGCCTGCTCGCCCTGACCCTGGTCCTGGCCGTGCTCGACCCGGCGACCGCCGGGGAGCGCTGGGCCCTGGCCGGGCTGAGCGTGCTCATGGCGGCCTGGCAGCTCGCGTTCCGGCGGCTCGGGATCGACGAGCAGCGGCCGCTGCTGGTCCTGGTCTACCTGGCCGGGCTGCTGGGGACCTGGTTCGTGCTGGCCGGCATCCATCCCGCCTTCTTCACGCTCCTGCTCGTCCTGTACCCGCAGGTCTTCCGCCACCTGCGGCTCTCCCTGGCCATCCCGGCGGCGTTCGCCCTCAGCATGTCGGTCGTCTGGCGGGAGGTGCTGGAGACGGGCCGGCCGCTGTGGGAGAACCCCGGGGCGATCGTGGGCGGCCTGATCTCGGTGGTGTTCGGCAGCCTGTTCGCCATCTGGATCACCCGCATCATCGAGCAGAGCTACGAGCGGCGGGAGCTGATCGAGGAGCTGGAGACGACCCGCAGCGAGCTGGCCGCGGCCGAGCGCGAGGGCGGCCGCCTGGCCGAGCGCCAGCGCCTGGCCCGCGACATCCACGACACGCTGGCCCAGGGCTTCGTCAGCATCGTCCTGCAGCTCCAGGCGGCCGAGGCCGAGCTGCCCGACGGGGCCGAGGCGGCCCGCGGCCACCTGGAGCGGGCCCGCCGGACGGCCCGGGACAACCTGGCCGAGGCCCGGCGGCTGGTCTGGGACCTGCGGCCCGAGGCGCTGGCGGCGCCGCTGGGTGAGGCCATTGGCCGGCTGGCGGGCCGGCTGGCCGAGGAGACCGGCATGGTGGCGACGGCCACCGTCACCGGGACGCCGGCGCCGCTCAGCGCCGACGCCGAGGTCACCCTGCTCCGGGTCACCCAGGAGGCCCTGGCCAACGTGAGCCGCCACGCCCGCGCCGGCCGGGTGGCCGTCACCCTGTCCTACATGGACGGCGAGGCCGCCCTGGACGTGCGTGACGACGGGGACGGCTTCACCCCGACGGCCGACGGTTTCGGTCCCAACGGCGGCCTCGGCCTGCGGGGCATGCGCGAGCGGGTCGAGGCCCTTGGAGGCCGGCTGGCCGTCGAGAGCGCCCCCGGCCGGGGCACCACCATCGCCGTCACGGTGCCGTCGGAGTGATCCGCCTGCTGATCGCCGACGACCACCCGGTGGTCCGGGACGGGCTGCGGGGCATGCTGGCCGGCGAGGCCGACTTCGAGGTGGTGGGCGAGGCCGCCTCCGGGGCCGAGGCGGTGGCGGTGACCGAGCGGGAACGGCCCGACGTGGTCCTCATGGACCTCCAGATGCCGGAGATGGACGGGGCCACGGCCACGGCCGAGATCGCCGCCCGCTTCCCCGGGACCCGGGTGCTGGTCCTCACCACCTTCGACGCCGACGCGGACATCCTGCGGGCGGTCGAGGCCGGGGCCACCGGCTACCTGCTCAAGGACACCCCGAGGGAGCGGCTGTTCCCCGCCATCCGGGCCGCCGCCCGGGGCGAGACGGTGCTGGCCCCGACGGTGGCCACCCGGCTGGTCAGCCGGATGCGCCGGCCGGCCGAGGAGGCGCTCACCTCCCGCGAGGTCGAGGTCCTGGAGCTGGTCGCCCGCGGGTTCAGCAACGCCGACATCGCCGCCGCCCTGTTCATCAGCGAGGCCACGGTCAAGACCCACCTGCTGCACACCTTCGCCAAGCTGGGCGTGGACGACCGCACCGCCGCCGTGGTCGCCGCCCTGGAGCGCGGCATCATCACCCTCCCCCGCCGCACTCGCTAGCGAGCGATTTGACCCGCGCTGCGCCGCTGGACCAGGCTGTCCCGGTCATGCTTCGAGAGGGAAAGGATCCGGCGTGACCCAGTCAGACGTCACCGCATCCACCGGCGGGTCGGAGACGGCCACCCCGACCCGCTCCAGCCGGGCCGAACGCAACGCGGCCGCCGCCGACCTGGACCGTTCCCGAGGCAGCTTCGCGGCCACCCCGGCCACGGCCGTCCAGCTGGCCGAGATCGAGGAGGTCGACCCCTCGACCGTGTTCGAGGGGCCCGCCTTCTCGGACTGGCTGTCGGCCAACCTGGACCGGCTGGCCAAGGAGCTGGGCGTCAGCGGCCTGCGCGAGGTCGGGCGCGACGTCGGGGTCGGCTCCTTCACCGCCGACCTGCTCGCCCAGACCGACCGCGGGCGGCGGGTCGCCATCATGAGCCACCTGGAGCCGAGCGACCACCTGCACCTCGGCCAGATGATCACCTTCGCGGCCGGCCTCGATGTCTCGGCGGTGGTCTGGATCACCACCCGCATCGGCGAGGAGCACCGGGCGGTGCTCGACTGGCTCAATCAGCACGGCGACGACGAGGTGCGCTTCTTCGGGGTCGAGCTGCGCCTGCTGCGCATCGGCGGCTCCCCCCCGGGCGCCTCCTTCCACGTCGAGGCCCGCCCCAACGACTGGCAGAAGGTGATCAAGCAGCGCCAGCGGGTCGGCTCGCCGCTCAACTCCCGCACGCGGGAGTTCTAGGGCCTCCTACCGCGGCGGCAGGCCCCGGAGCTGGGCGACAAGAAAGCAGCAGGCGCGCAACTGGTCATTGACGCGGGCCGGGATATCCGGCCTCGCGTTCGGCCTTTGCCTGGTCCTCGATGCAGAACCGGGCTGCCGGCATCGCCTCCAGCCGCTCGTCGCCGATCGGGCGCCCGCAGGCCTGGCAGGTGCCATAGGTGCCCTGCTCCAGGCGCTGGAAGGCGGCCTCGATCTCCCGCAGCTCGTCGTCCACCTGCTCCAGCAGGGAGACGTTCTTCTCCATCTCGAAGGTCTCGGTGCCGCTGTCGCCGGGATGCTGGTCGAAGCTCGACAGCTCCCCGCCGGTGTCGGAGACCGCCTCGTCCCGCTCGCGATGGAGGTCGTCGCGGATCCCCTGGAGCCGGGTTCGCTCCTCCTCGAGCCGCCTCCTGGCCGTGGCCTTGTCCATGAGTCCTCCGGTGCTCCACGTCGTCTGGTCCGCGGAGACGCTACCAGCCTTCTCCGATCAGGACCGGTCGAGGCCGCGGCGGATGGCGTAGCGCATCAGCTCGTAGCGCCTGGAGAGCTGGAGCTTGGTGAGGATGTTCTGGACGTGGTTCTGGACGGTCTTGACGCTCAGGAACAGCTGGTCGGCGATCTCCCTGTAGGTGTAGCCCTTGGCCACCAGTCGCAGGACCTCGGTCTCGCGGGGCGTCAGGCCCGGCTCGGTGGTCCCGCTCATGCGCCGGAACTCGCCAAGGACCAGGGCGGCCAGCGTCGGGGAGAAGGCCGGCTCCCCGGCGCGCACCCGGACCACCGCGTCCACCAGCTCGGCCGCGGTGGCGCTCTTGAGCAGGTAGCCGCTGGCCCCGACCTTGACCGCCTCGAGCACGTCGGCCTCCTCGGCCGAGGCCGACAGGACCAGCACCTTGACGTGCGGGGACTCCTCGACGATGCGGCGGATCGCCTCCACCCCGGGGACCGTCGGCAGGTTCAGGTCCATCAGGACGAGCTCGGGCATGGCCTCGCGGGCCCGCTCGATGGCGTCGCCGCCGTCGGCGGCCTCGGCCACCACCTCGACCCGTCCCGACGCCTCCAGGTCGGCCCGGACCCCGTCGCGCCACATCGGATGGTCGTCGACCACCATCACCCGGACCTTGTCCTCAGCTGTCACGCTCGTCCTCCGCGGTGGGGGGAATGGGTACGCGCAGCTCGATCTCGGTGCCGGCCCCGGGCCGGCTGGCCACCCGCATGGTGCCGCCGAGCTGCTCGACCCGGCCCTTGACGCTCTTGGCCAGGCCGATCTTGCCCTCGGCGAGCAGCCGCCGCTCGTCGTAGGCGAAGCCGCGACCGTCGTCGCGGACGGTGAGCACGACCCCGCCGCCGTCCTCCTCGGCGAACAGCGCCACCCGGGAGGCGCCGGCGTGCTCGACCACGTTGTCGAGGGCCTGGCGGACGGCCGCGGCCAGCTCCTCGACATGGCCCGCCGGCAGCCACAGGGCGCCGGTGGCCCCCACGGTCACCGGCAGCGACGGCTCGGCCCCGGCGAGCGCCTCCAGCGCCGCCCGCAGCGAGGCGGCCCCGGCCGGCGTCTCGGCGGCGGCGGGCTCGCGCAGGATCAGCGAGCGCAGGGCCCGCTCCTGGCCGGCGGCCATCTCGGCCAGCCCGGCCACCTGGTCGGCCGGGACCGGCCCGGCGCCGGCCAGCTCCCGGCCGCGCTTGTGGACCAGGGCCAGGGCCTGGAGCACCGAGTCGTGGATCTGGCGGGCCAGCGACTCCCGCTCGGCCAGCCGGGCCGCCCGCTCGCGGGCCCGGATGGTCTCCTCGGTGGCCTGGCGGAGCTGGCCCGCCGACCGCTCCAGCAGGCGCGCCACCAGGCCGACGGCCCCGCCGGCGAGCACGAAGTTCAGCGTCCCGCCGGCCAGGTCGAGCAGAACCGCCGGCTCCTCGGCGGCCAGGTCGATGCCGTTGGCGAGTTGGCCGGCGACCAGCGACGCGCCCAGCACCAGCCCGGCGGCCACGCCGCCGCCAACGCCCCGGGCCGCCCCCCAGGTGACGGCGGCCGCCACCGGGTAGCCGGCGGCGAACCACGGTCGCTCGCCAACGGTGGCCGCCGGCATGACCAGCCCGGCGACCAGGTTGACGGCGGCGGCCAGGGCCAGGTCGGCCGCCAGCACGGGCCAGGCCGGCGGTGGGCGGGCCACCGTCAGCCACCCCGTCCAGGCGGCCAGCGCGGCGATCGTGGCCCAGGCCAGCGCGGGGCGGCGCAGCTCCCCGGCGGTCAGGGCCAGCACCACCATCCAGGCCAGGCTCACCCATCGGAACGCCAGGATCCCGAGCGAC of Actinomycetota bacterium contains these proteins:
- a CDS encoding AAA family ATPase translates to MNRIARWRPCQTSSGRERPWGRVPRTRVSNRNATSNSPCHGDAKPGGAYDAVRPRSRAVFCSFPTQMYPGGVGEPVSNRRLARTGKSQLHFRRVEVERNVILKTAVVRRFRSIEHSGTVRFEPDVTCLVGKNESGKTAFLEALHQANPFGGPGRGFDELRDYPRRLRGRDRAQIAGTAPISAAFELDEADLEAVARRIGPDALGAKELTVERAYSGQRRLLVGDDEAAGELAAELTSRLPRLLYFDGYSVLPGRVSIPRLQATAEDALQPGERTALALLRLAGVAADEFAESEYEVRKAALESAATTVSEEVFRYWSQNPELTVELDLDFREAGQNGQGGPPFLDVRIRNQRHRVTTNFGERSGGFVWFFSFVAAFSELRDAEGLVLLLDEPGLGLHAAGQADLLRYLEEQLAGDHQVVYTTHSPFMVDATRPHRVRTVEDVEGEGTRIREGTGAGATSRDTVLPLSGALATAVLEGLGAGPRTLLVGGVPDLVYLEVMSGYLREGGRRGLDPAWRVLPTGGLAGLPLLAALLGAPLEAAVLLEVGAGHPGVRALAEQGVVLPERLLALTELTGQSEAGLEDLFDEAFYLHLLAATGTEGLDPAELAGEGSIVRRVERATGMALDRYRPARHLLHQQQRLLPAIGREPLHRFARLFATLDEL
- a CDS encoding HAMP domain-containing sensor histidine kinase, with translation MALRLLTRVRGTLPQGRSLPDDVWQGRHRAILFILWLHVPALVAVAFIAHDGPDAASGIVVVAASAALATAPWGGRRWRSALATVGLLSASCVLVGMGGGTVELAFHFFVTIALVMLYQDGFPFLIAVGFVAVYAVVSAVLESLGIWPAADTWSSPWLRAAVGELLILATATANLANWRLNEDSRAEAERSFQQLYDGQRAVVRELQQSQRLKDELYNVVSHELRTPLTGILGFGELLLTRDHRLSAEQRKEHLGRILREARRLQRVVDNLVYSSKVIQQDGSAAADLRGVVGAVVEDLEDVPGRERLDLQVDLLAAREVAMPAEALRLVMVNLLGNALKYATPLTTVRVAARPVGPAMLAVSVTNTGPPITAADRERVFEPFVQLDSSLTRSASGVGLGLHIVRRLVESYGGTVEVESADGLVTFTIVIPAVLSVPADDAPGPEPAAVGARHQPNG
- a CDS encoding sensor histidine kinase — its product is MLDPATAGERWALAGLSVLMAAWQLAFRRLGIDEQRPLLVLVYLAGLLGTWFVLAGIHPAFFTLLLVLYPQVFRHLRLSLAIPAAFALSMSVVWREVLETGRPLWENPGAIVGGLISVVFGSLFAIWITRIIEQSYERRELIEELETTRSELAAAEREGGRLAERQRLARDIHDTLAQGFVSIVLQLQAAEAELPDGAEAARGHLERARRTARDNLAEARRLVWDLRPEALAAPLGEAIGRLAGRLAEETGMVATATVTGTPAPLSADAEVTLLRVTQEALANVSRHARAGRVAVTLSYMDGEAALDVRDDGDGFTPTADGFGPNGGLGLRGMRERVEALGGRLAVESAPGRGTTIAVTVPSE
- a CDS encoding response regulator transcription factor — its product is MIRLLIADDHPVVRDGLRGMLAGEADFEVVGEAASGAEAVAVTERERPDVVLMDLQMPEMDGATATAEIAARFPGTRVLVLTTFDADADILRAVEAGATGYLLKDTPRERLFPAIRAAARGETVLAPTVATRLVSRMRRPAEEALTSREVEVLELVARGFSNADIAAALFISEATVKTHLLHTFAKLGVDDRTAAVVAALERGIITLPRRTR
- a CDS encoding TraR/DksA C4-type zinc finger protein — its product is MDKATARRRLEEERTRLQGIRDDLHRERDEAVSDTGGELSSFDQHPGDSGTETFEMEKNVSLLEQVDDELREIEAAFQRLEQGTYGTCQACGRPIGDERLEAMPAARFCIEDQAKAEREAGYPGPRQ
- a CDS encoding response regulator transcription factor translates to MVVDDHPMWRDGVRADLEASGRVEVVAEAADGGDAIERAREAMPELVLMDLNLPTVPGVEAIRRIVEESPHVKVLVLSASAEEADVLEAVKVGASGYLLKSATAAELVDAVVRVRAGEPAFSPTLAALVLGEFRRMSGTTEPGLTPRETEVLRLVAKGYTYREIADQLFLSVKTVQNHVQNILTKLQLSRRYELMRYAIRRGLDRS
- a CDS encoding ATP-binding protein yields the protein MSDAGRIPSEAERGQAVLSLGILAFRWVSLAWMVVLALTAGELRRPALAWATIAALAAWTGWLTVARPPPAWPVLAADLALAAAVNLVAGLVMPAATVGERPWFAAGYPVAAAVTWGAARGVGGGVAAGLVLGASLVAGQLANGIDLAAEEPAVLLDLAGGTLNFVLAGGAVGLVARLLERSAGQLRQATEETIRARERAARLAERESLARQIHDSVLQALALVHKRGRELAGAGPVPADQVAGLAEMAAGQERALRSLILREPAAAETPAGAASLRAALEALAGAEPSLPVTVGATGALWLPAGHVEELAAAVRQALDNVVEHAGASRVALFAEEDGGGVVLTVRDDGRGFAYDERRLLAEGKIGLAKSVKGRVEQLGGTMRVASRPGAGTEIELRVPIPPTAEDERDS